A genomic window from Micromonospora sp. WMMA1947 includes:
- a CDS encoding AAA family ATPase, whose protein sequence is MAPDQSLLDQVFDRLAEDSVPDDLVDLVLAAYVGDEQLAAVLGGDSVELPTRDPSTRPRPQPLYLESITVAGFRGVGPQQSLRLQPHAGLTLVVGRNGSGKSSYAEAAELALTGDSARWVDRNSVFKDGWRNLHCGSPCEIEVLLRADGAAKPIRVRRSWRDDHTEAHQGGSNILADDGNRYGETAELGWQQPLEVYRPFLTASDLARLVTSTPSGLFDALAPILGMDPIIDADKRLMRIRKDLSDQIAVVRTARDALRAALTGVDDPRAQTALALLAKRAPDLDALDQLLADAGSDVSDPVAVAARRLVAVALPDVAYADEVSNELMAAAAQVADLSATRAGTADQAAQLLRMAVTFHDEHGDGPCPVCGSGTLDVDWRTHAGDTLEKLQRDAVAVEEGHRRLQDARARVARLLDLDRRISTDDLEMLAGALDQADVVKRFRSRADELHSATDQLSDDQIAGDLQATYRPLLEAFIELQEAANAWLRHRHDAWREHAVALEDWLVRARAAAENEAKLKRVNAARDWLKSAISALRDQRFQPFAQRSQEIWDELRQESNVELSGMRLDGTNTRRKISFPAKVDGTTTSAMAVMSQGELQALGLSVFLPRACADDSPFRFVIIDDPVQSMDPSKVDGLAQVLASLAETRQVVVFTHDNRLPEAVRRLRIEATIWAVTRRDESVVEIRKNSDPVERYLNDATAILKAEGLADNARYPLVSGFCRSALEAACHERIRRERIARGERHGDVEELIEKALTLNQVTALALFGDLHRGKDVLGRINRFGGWAGDAFQACKQGVHGPGTFDLDVLVRDARRLAEHLR, encoded by the coding sequence ATGGCCCCGGACCAGTCGCTACTTGACCAGGTTTTCGACCGGTTGGCCGAGGACAGCGTCCCCGACGACCTCGTAGATCTTGTGCTCGCCGCGTACGTCGGGGACGAGCAGCTTGCCGCCGTCCTCGGCGGAGATTCCGTCGAACTGCCGACCCGGGACCCGTCGACGCGACCGCGTCCACAGCCGCTCTATCTTGAGTCGATCACCGTTGCAGGCTTCCGAGGTGTCGGTCCACAGCAGAGCCTCCGGCTGCAGCCGCACGCTGGGCTCACCCTCGTCGTGGGTCGAAACGGCTCGGGCAAGTCGAGCTACGCGGAGGCCGCTGAGCTGGCCCTGACCGGCGACAGTGCGCGCTGGGTCGACCGCAACAGCGTCTTCAAGGACGGCTGGCGAAACCTGCACTGCGGGTCGCCGTGCGAGATCGAGGTGCTGCTGCGCGCCGATGGAGCCGCGAAACCCATCCGGGTACGCCGCTCGTGGCGCGATGACCACACGGAGGCACACCAGGGCGGCAGCAACATCCTGGCCGATGACGGCAACCGCTATGGGGAGACGGCCGAGCTTGGATGGCAACAACCGCTCGAGGTCTACCGGCCGTTCCTCACCGCGAGTGACCTCGCTCGGCTCGTCACCTCCACGCCCAGCGGGCTCTTCGACGCGCTGGCCCCGATCCTCGGCATGGACCCGATCATCGACGCCGACAAGCGGCTGATGCGGATCCGCAAGGATCTGAGTGATCAGATCGCCGTCGTCAGGACGGCGCGCGACGCGCTCCGTGCCGCACTCACCGGTGTCGACGACCCGCGGGCCCAGACAGCGCTCGCGCTCCTCGCGAAACGGGCTCCCGACCTCGATGCACTCGACCAGCTGCTTGCCGACGCCGGCAGCGACGTCAGCGACCCGGTCGCGGTCGCGGCCCGCCGCCTGGTCGCCGTAGCGCTTCCAGACGTGGCCTACGCAGACGAGGTGTCGAATGAGCTGATGGCTGCGGCAGCACAGGTCGCTGACCTCTCCGCCACCCGGGCCGGCACGGCAGACCAGGCGGCCCAGCTTCTCCGCATGGCCGTCACCTTCCACGACGAGCACGGTGACGGCCCTTGCCCCGTCTGTGGCTCGGGGACCCTGGACGTCGACTGGCGCACTCACGCTGGCGACACGCTCGAGAAGCTTCAGCGCGACGCCGTCGCCGTGGAGGAGGGGCACCGACGGCTTCAGGACGCCCGGGCCCGGGTCGCGAGGCTGCTCGACCTCGATCGACGGATCAGCACCGACGATTTGGAGATGTTGGCTGGCGCCCTCGACCAGGCTGACGTGGTGAAGCGGTTCCGCTCACGGGCGGATGAGCTCCACTCTGCTACCGACCAACTCTCAGACGACCAGATCGCCGGAGACCTTCAGGCGACCTATCGGCCGCTGCTCGAGGCGTTCATAGAGTTGCAGGAGGCGGCGAACGCTTGGCTCCGGCACCGCCACGACGCCTGGCGTGAGCACGCCGTCGCTCTGGAGGACTGGCTGGTCCGGGCCCGGGCAGCCGCCGAGAACGAGGCGAAGCTCAAGCGCGTCAACGCCGCCCGGGACTGGTTGAAGAGCGCGATCAGCGCGCTGCGCGACCAGCGGTTCCAACCGTTTGCTCAGCGGTCCCAGGAAATCTGGGACGAGCTGCGTCAGGAGAGCAACGTCGAACTAAGCGGGATGCGCCTCGACGGCACCAACACCCGCCGTAAGATCTCCTTCCCCGCCAAGGTCGACGGCACCACCACCTCCGCCATGGCGGTCATGAGCCAGGGCGAGCTCCAGGCTCTCGGTCTGTCGGTGTTCCTGCCTCGTGCCTGCGCCGACGACAGCCCGTTCCGGTTCGTCATCATCGACGACCCGGTCCAGAGCATGGACCCGTCGAAGGTCGACGGCCTGGCGCAGGTGCTGGCCAGCCTGGCGGAGACCCGGCAGGTCGTGGTCTTCACCCACGACAACCGGCTGCCCGAGGCGGTACGCCGGTTGCGCATCGAGGCCACCATCTGGGCGGTCACCCGGCGGGACGAATCGGTGGTGGAAATCCGGAAGAACAGCGACCCGGTCGAGCGGTACCTCAACGACGCCACCGCGATCCTCAAAGCCGAGGGACTGGCCGACAACGCCCGCTACCCCCTGGTCTCCGGGTTCTGCCGCTCAGCTCTTGAGGCCGCCTGCCATGAGCGGATCCGGCGGGAGCGGATCGCGCGCGGCGAACGCCACGGCGACGTGGAGGAACTCATCGAGAAGGCACTGACGCTCAACCAGGTGACGGCACTGGCGCTCTTCGGCGATCTGCACCGCGGTAAGGATGTGCTCGGCCGAATCAACCGCTTCGGTGGTTGGGCCGGTGATGCGTTCCAGGCCTGCAAGCAGGGTGTGCACGGACCGGGCACGTTCGACCTCGATGTGCTGGTGCGAGACGCGCGCCGACTCGCGGAGCATTTGCGATGA
- a CDS encoding DUF262 domain-containing protein, producing MSKLGTILDQIDSGTVLLPEFQRGYVWNRDQVRGLMRSLYLGFPVGGLLVWETEADHGSVRGNTHVGGGVKLLLLDGQQRITSLYGVVRGKPPAFFEGDPAAFTGLRFNVEEETFEFYAPAKMKDDPTWVDVTELFVDGIEPQIGNLTAHPDTMPHFATYMGRLIRLRNILEREFHQEKITGADKGVEVVVDIFNRVNSGGTKLSKGDLALAKICADWPEARSTMRKHLGTWSTAGFQFNLDWLLRNVNAVATGRAQFESLEGVGSADFAQALTSSERYISGFLDVISGRLGLDHDRVLMGRYAFPVVSRFLHLNGGSFADATQRDRMLFWYIHAALWGRFAGSTETILTQDYETVARGGIDGLITSLTRWRGGNLVIDGQDFEGFGRGSRFYPLLYLLTRVLGARDFGSGLELKSEMLGHLTSLQVHHIFPKALLYKHGYGRSEVNAVANFSFLTQQTNLAIGKRAPEDYFAETQQKHPGALESQWIPTDPQLWRPDRYLDFLAARRELLANAANGFLANLRDGTKQAVEPLRPVVVVAEEETDDVRAGQVKALVEELVNAGCAEPALDSEIADPATGRVLGVAEAYWPDGLQPGLGNPVVLELDANPELARMEELGYEVFTSVDALRGYVARRNEQAAGLSDADGEPLGEESDTEAATAVVPTQPGGDQGTVADFERAMRGVYEAARREAGYNATYFLGMIAEHGGLATAKKLLASPVVSDGFAALWERGRLDLTVEALVVKPEYESLFTPDELDIARHRLRQFDYDVAARR from the coding sequence ATGAGCAAGTTGGGCACGATCCTCGATCAGATTGACTCCGGCACCGTGCTGCTCCCGGAGTTCCAGCGCGGCTACGTGTGGAACCGGGATCAGGTACGCGGTCTGATGCGCTCGCTCTACCTCGGCTTTCCCGTCGGCGGGCTGCTGGTGTGGGAGACGGAAGCCGACCATGGCTCCGTGCGAGGCAACACCCACGTCGGTGGCGGGGTGAAGCTGTTGCTACTCGACGGGCAACAGCGGATCACCTCCCTGTATGGCGTGGTCCGCGGCAAGCCGCCGGCGTTCTTCGAGGGTGACCCCGCCGCCTTCACCGGCCTGCGGTTCAACGTCGAGGAGGAGACCTTCGAGTTCTATGCACCGGCGAAGATGAAAGACGACCCCACTTGGGTCGACGTGACCGAACTCTTCGTCGACGGCATCGAACCGCAGATCGGCAACCTGACGGCGCACCCAGACACCATGCCGCACTTCGCGACGTACATGGGTCGGCTCATCCGGCTGCGGAACATCCTCGAACGCGAGTTCCACCAGGAGAAGATCACCGGCGCGGACAAGGGCGTCGAGGTCGTCGTCGACATCTTCAACCGGGTCAACTCGGGCGGTACCAAGCTCTCCAAGGGCGACCTGGCGTTGGCCAAGATCTGCGCCGACTGGCCCGAGGCCCGCTCCACCATGCGCAAGCACCTGGGCACCTGGTCGACCGCCGGCTTTCAGTTCAACCTCGACTGGTTGCTGCGGAACGTCAACGCTGTCGCGACCGGGCGTGCCCAGTTCGAATCGCTCGAGGGGGTCGGCTCGGCCGACTTCGCCCAGGCGTTGACCTCCAGCGAGCGCTACATCAGCGGATTCCTCGACGTGATCTCGGGTCGGCTCGGCCTCGATCACGACCGCGTGTTGATGGGCCGCTACGCCTTCCCCGTGGTCTCCCGCTTCCTGCACCTCAACGGCGGCTCGTTCGCCGACGCGACACAGCGTGACCGGATGCTCTTCTGGTACATCCACGCCGCGTTGTGGGGACGCTTCGCCGGCTCGACCGAGACGATCCTGACCCAGGACTACGAGACGGTCGCCCGCGGTGGCATAGACGGCCTAATCACCAGCTTGACCCGCTGGCGGGGCGGCAACCTGGTGATCGACGGTCAGGACTTCGAAGGCTTTGGTCGGGGCTCCCGGTTCTACCCGCTGCTCTACCTGCTCACCCGGGTGCTCGGCGCCCGTGACTTCGGCTCCGGGCTGGAGCTCAAGAGCGAGATGTTGGGGCACCTCACCTCGCTTCAGGTGCACCACATCTTCCCCAAGGCGCTGCTCTACAAGCACGGCTACGGCCGGTCCGAGGTCAACGCGGTCGCCAACTTCTCCTTCCTCACCCAGCAGACCAACCTGGCGATCGGCAAGCGGGCGCCCGAGGACTACTTCGCCGAGACCCAGCAGAAGCACCCGGGTGCGCTGGAATCCCAGTGGATCCCGACCGACCCGCAGCTCTGGCGGCCCGACCGCTACCTGGACTTCCTTGCCGCCCGACGCGAGCTGCTGGCCAACGCGGCCAACGGCTTCCTCGCCAACCTCCGGGACGGCACGAAGCAGGCCGTCGAGCCGCTACGGCCGGTGGTCGTTGTCGCCGAGGAGGAGACCGACGACGTCCGTGCCGGGCAGGTGAAGGCCCTCGTCGAAGAGCTGGTCAACGCGGGCTGCGCCGAGCCCGCCCTCGACAGCGAGATCGCGGATCCCGCCACCGGTCGGGTGTTGGGGGTGGCGGAGGCTTACTGGCCGGACGGGCTGCAGCCCGGGCTGGGGAACCCGGTCGTGCTGGAACTGGACGCCAACCCGGAGCTCGCTCGGATGGAGGAGCTCGGCTACGAGGTCTTCACCTCGGTCGACGCTCTTCGCGGTTACGTGGCCCGCCGCAATGAGCAGGCGGCGGGACTCAGCGACGCCGACGGTGAGCCCCTCGGTGAGGAGTCGGACACCGAAGCCGCGACGGCCGTCGTGCCGACGCAGCCCGGCGGCGACCAGGGCACGGTCGCGGACTTCGAGCGGGCGATGCGCGGGGTGTACGAGGCGGCGCGGCGCGAGGCCGGTTACAACGCCACTTACTTCCTCGGCATGATCGCCGAGCACGGTGGTCTGGCCACCGCGAAGAAGCTGCTCGCGAGCCCGGTTGTGTCCGACGGGTTCGCGGCGCTGTGGGAGCGCGGGCGACTCGACCTGACGGTGGAGGCGCTCGTGGTGAAGCCCGAGTACGAGTCCCTCTTCACCCCGGACGAGCTCGACATCGCCCGTCACCGGCTGCGACAGTTCGACTACGACGTCGCCGCGCGGCGGTGA
- a CDS encoding AAA domain-containing protein has translation MSTLLLPNAPADPPSVQAERVITDVLADLQSGLHRGVVVDSPPGAGKSTLVVRAAVELARAGEPLIVIAQTNEQVDDLIDRLAQKAPELPIGRLSATDYTATDRIKRYPTVRVAAKVADLGGPSVIIGTAAKWALVSDGCWPWAIVDEAYQMRSDALLRVAGRFERALFVGDPGQLDPFSTVETERWTGLTWDPMLSAVAALLRHNPDLPVHRLPVSWRLPPSAAPVVAEAFYPFTGFQAGTDPGERSLSFTTSGFGHGPIDAAVETAAATGWGLYELPARHTLRTDAEAVAACAALARRVLERGAVAISEREPGGAAVTADRIAVGAAHRDQVAAIRAELGAARADVTVDTANRLQGREYDVTIVLHPLSGRRDATAFHLESGRLCVLTSRHRQACIMVARAGIAELLDAHPSSEPVHLNVPVKFPDGWEANQAVLAHLTGHRIAGH, from the coding sequence ATGAGCACTCTGCTCCTGCCGAACGCGCCGGCCGACCCACCGTCGGTCCAGGCCGAACGGGTCATCACCGATGTGCTGGCGGACCTGCAATCCGGCCTGCACCGTGGTGTCGTGGTCGACTCGCCTCCCGGGGCCGGCAAGTCGACCCTCGTCGTCCGCGCCGCCGTCGAGCTGGCCCGCGCCGGCGAGCCGCTGATCGTGATCGCGCAGACTAATGAGCAGGTCGACGATCTGATCGACCGGTTGGCGCAGAAAGCACCGGAACTGCCCATCGGCCGGCTTTCGGCGACCGACTACACGGCCACCGATCGGATCAAGCGATACCCCACCGTCCGGGTGGCCGCCAAGGTTGCCGACCTCGGTGGTCCGTCAGTCATCATCGGTACGGCGGCCAAGTGGGCGCTGGTGTCCGACGGCTGCTGGCCCTGGGCCATCGTTGACGAGGCTTACCAGATGCGGTCGGACGCTCTCCTGCGCGTGGCCGGCCGGTTCGAGCGGGCGCTGTTCGTCGGCGACCCCGGCCAGCTCGACCCGTTCTCCACCGTCGAAACCGAGCGGTGGACCGGACTGACCTGGGATCCGATGCTGTCTGCGGTGGCGGCCCTGCTACGGCACAACCCTGACCTGCCGGTGCACCGGCTGCCGGTGTCGTGGCGACTACCTCCCTCGGCGGCGCCGGTGGTGGCTGAGGCCTTCTATCCCTTCACCGGGTTCCAGGCCGGCACAGACCCTGGCGAGCGGTCGCTGTCCTTCACCACTTCGGGGTTCGGACACGGGCCGATCGATGCGGCGGTGGAAACGGCTGCGGCGACGGGGTGGGGGCTGTACGAGCTCCCGGCCCGGCACACGCTCCGTACCGATGCGGAGGCGGTCGCGGCGTGCGCAGCTCTGGCACGTCGTGTACTGGAACGGGGAGCGGTCGCCATCTCGGAACGGGAACCGGGTGGAGCGGCGGTCACCGCGGATCGAATCGCGGTCGGCGCTGCCCATCGCGACCAGGTCGCTGCGATCCGCGCGGAGCTTGGCGCGGCCCGGGCAGACGTCACCGTCGACACCGCCAATCGGCTGCAGGGCCGGGAGTACGACGTGACGATCGTGCTGCATCCGCTGTCGGGACGGCGGGACGCCACCGCCTTCCACCTGGAATCGGGGCGGCTCTGCGTGTTGACGTCTCGGCACCGCCAAGCCTGCATCATGGTGGCTCGAGCGGGGATCGCCGAGCTGCTCGATGCACATCCGTCGAGCGAGCCGGTTCACCTCAACGTGCCGGTCAAGTTCCCCGACGGCTGGGAGGCGAACCAAGCCGTGCTCGCGCACCTGACGGGGCACCGCATCGCCGGCCACTGA
- a CDS encoding DEAD/DEAH box helicase family protein produces the protein MPDPSTLTPDLSNPIINSPYQPPEHHFEIGEHGPTGKLLPGRRPSESFIPVPVSKKGRKGAVQQAFDFDVTGERRESNSLINDIRVAVERWRANNWNGVTPYTRKLLAHWAPGPHRDDAVLFCQREAVETAIFLAEVAGRHGTADYRRRLEPENQLHNDGLPRIGLKMATGSGKTVVMAMLIAWQTINKVMTPRDARFAKRFLVVAPGVTIRDRLGVLHPERDDNYYRARDLIPSDLWEPLLQAQVQVVNYHTFLPRDAKEIQGVSSNTRKLLRGGRPDMPDAFRETPEMVADRVLRPFGSTEGGIVVLNDEAHHCYQDKLLEHPDDEADREDEDRNREARVWFRGLLDLSRKTKVKSVFDLSATPYYLKGSGYNEGYIFPWVVSDFSLMDAIESGIVKIPRVPVDDDAATRQPVYLNLWDNIKPPLPKRRSTKGVDFGPQGWVMPETLEGALRSLYRSYEQNHRRYEETLAAAGEPPPVLIVVCPNTIVSKWVFDWIAGREVEHPDGSTRLAAGNLPLLSNVDDGVWTPRQRTILVDSVALESGGPLGPEFRKDAAREIEAFKQAYRLRNPGADVDSLTDGDLLREAMNTIGKKGKLGEHIRCVVSVAMLTEGWDANTVTHILGVRPFRSQLLCEQVVGRGLRRRSYAVNAEGRFEPEYAEVYGVPFAFIPSDRAMPKPKLTRPAVEVRALPERSHLAIRFPKLDGYRVELPDETLHADFTAESRLHLDQREVALWVQNQGVVGAASDVDLEDIRLARPQRIAYSIAKRLIEEERYFAAHAGVERPWLFPQLVDICKQWLEEWVTTDPEVTKGHLLLTQACARAAEKVYSSIIRLQDNRTPVLMPVVRRMDSEGSTDDVRYLTRKAVMDPPPEKSHLNHVVLDGARGNTWEEALADMLERDKRVYSYVKNERLGFTIPYVFEGRSHEYVPDFLVRLVTEPGDVERTLIVEVSGGRKSPGPTWAKADTARNQWCAAVNNAGDFGRWGYIEVGNPFDAHAVLHTAIENLYADRPIIGLPA, from the coding sequence ATGCCAGACCCTTCCACGCTCACCCCGGACCTCAGCAATCCGATCATCAACTCGCCGTATCAACCGCCGGAGCACCACTTCGAGATCGGTGAACACGGCCCCACCGGCAAGCTCCTCCCCGGTCGCCGACCGAGCGAGTCCTTTATCCCGGTTCCAGTCAGCAAAAAGGGACGCAAGGGCGCCGTTCAGCAGGCCTTCGACTTCGACGTCACCGGCGAGCGGCGTGAGTCGAACTCTCTCATCAATGACATCCGGGTTGCAGTCGAGCGCTGGCGCGCGAACAACTGGAACGGCGTCACGCCGTACACGAGGAAGCTGCTGGCGCACTGGGCACCGGGCCCACATCGTGACGACGCCGTGCTGTTCTGCCAGCGTGAGGCGGTCGAGACCGCCATCTTCCTTGCGGAGGTCGCCGGGCGCCACGGCACGGCCGACTACCGGCGACGCCTGGAGCCGGAGAACCAGCTACACAACGACGGGCTGCCGCGGATCGGGCTGAAGATGGCAACCGGGTCCGGCAAGACGGTGGTCATGGCGATGCTGATCGCCTGGCAGACCATCAACAAGGTGATGACGCCACGGGACGCACGTTTCGCCAAGCGCTTCCTCGTTGTGGCGCCGGGAGTGACCATCCGCGACCGCCTCGGCGTCCTCCATCCGGAACGGGACGACAACTACTACCGCGCGCGGGACCTCATCCCATCGGACCTGTGGGAGCCGCTGCTTCAGGCTCAGGTCCAGGTCGTCAACTACCACACCTTCCTGCCCCGGGATGCCAAGGAGATCCAGGGCGTCTCCAGCAACACCCGCAAGCTGCTGCGGGGTGGACGCCCGGACATGCCCGATGCCTTCCGGGAGACCCCGGAGATGGTCGCCGACCGGGTGCTGCGGCCCTTCGGCTCCACCGAGGGTGGCATCGTCGTACTCAACGACGAGGCCCACCACTGCTATCAGGACAAGCTCCTGGAGCACCCCGACGACGAGGCGGACAGGGAAGACGAGGATCGCAACCGTGAGGCCCGCGTATGGTTCCGCGGCCTGTTGGATCTGAGCCGCAAGACGAAGGTCAAGTCGGTGTTTGACCTCTCGGCGACGCCGTACTACCTGAAGGGCTCTGGCTACAACGAGGGCTACATCTTTCCCTGGGTCGTCAGCGACTTCTCGCTGATGGACGCCATCGAATCCGGCATCGTCAAGATTCCGCGAGTACCCGTGGACGACGACGCAGCCACCCGGCAGCCGGTGTACCTCAACCTCTGGGACAACATCAAGCCACCGCTGCCCAAGCGTCGGAGCACCAAGGGCGTGGATTTCGGGCCGCAGGGCTGGGTGATGCCGGAGACGTTGGAAGGGGCACTCCGCAGCCTATACCGCAGCTACGAACAGAACCACCGACGGTACGAGGAAACGCTGGCTGCGGCCGGTGAACCTCCGCCCGTGCTGATCGTGGTCTGCCCCAACACGATCGTCTCCAAGTGGGTGTTCGACTGGATCGCCGGCCGCGAGGTCGAGCACCCCGACGGATCGACTCGCCTCGCCGCAGGCAACCTGCCGCTGCTGAGCAATGTCGATGACGGCGTTTGGACACCTCGTCAGCGGACAATCCTGGTCGACTCTGTAGCGCTGGAATCCGGCGGCCCGCTCGGCCCAGAGTTCCGCAAGGACGCCGCTCGCGAGATCGAGGCGTTCAAGCAGGCATATCGGCTGCGGAACCCCGGCGCCGACGTCGACTCCCTCACCGACGGCGACCTGCTGCGCGAGGCGATGAACACCATCGGCAAGAAGGGCAAGCTGGGAGAGCACATCCGCTGCGTCGTGTCCGTCGCGATGCTTACGGAGGGCTGGGACGCCAACACCGTCACCCACATCCTCGGCGTACGCCCCTTCCGCAGCCAACTGCTCTGCGAACAGGTGGTCGGGCGCGGACTCCGCCGGCGCAGCTACGCGGTGAACGCCGAGGGCCGCTTCGAGCCGGAGTACGCGGAGGTGTACGGCGTCCCGTTCGCGTTCATCCCCAGCGACCGGGCCATGCCGAAGCCGAAGTTGACCCGGCCGGCGGTCGAGGTCCGCGCGCTGCCCGAACGGTCGCATCTCGCGATTCGCTTCCCGAAGCTGGACGGCTACCGCGTCGAGCTGCCCGATGAGACGCTGCACGCCGACTTCACGGCCGAGTCCCGCCTACACCTCGACCAGCGCGAGGTCGCCCTGTGGGTACAGAACCAGGGTGTGGTGGGCGCTGCCAGCGACGTCGACCTGGAGGACATCCGTCTCGCACGTCCCCAGCGCATCGCCTATTCGATTGCGAAGCGGCTGATCGAAGAGGAGCGGTACTTCGCGGCACACGCGGGCGTCGAGCGACCCTGGCTGTTCCCCCAGCTGGTCGACATCTGCAAGCAGTGGTTGGAGGAGTGGGTCACGACCGACCCCGAAGTGACGAAGGGGCACCTGCTGCTGACGCAGGCGTGCGCCCGGGCTGCGGAGAAGGTCTACTCCTCGATCATCCGGCTACAGGACAACCGCACCCCGGTACTCATGCCGGTCGTCCGACGCATGGACAGCGAAGGTTCCACGGATGACGTCCGCTACCTGACCCGCAAGGCAGTCATGGATCCTCCGCCTGAGAAGTCGCACCTCAACCACGTCGTTCTCGACGGGGCGCGGGGCAACACCTGGGAGGAAGCCCTCGCCGACATGCTCGAGCGCGACAAGCGGGTCTACTCGTACGTCAAGAACGAGCGGCTCGGCTTCACCATCCCGTACGTATTCGAGGGCCGCAGCCACGAGTACGTGCCGGACTTCCTGGTGCGGCTCGTCACCGAACCCGGCGACGTCGAACGCACGCTCATCGTCGAGGTGTCCGGCGGCCGGAAGTCGCCCGGCCCCACCTGGGCCAAGGCCGACACCGCTCGGAACCAGTGGTGCGCCGCGGTCAACAACGCCGGCGACTTTGGCCGCTGGGGTTACATCGAAGTTGGCAACCCCTTCGACGCGCACGCTGTGCTTCACACCGCCATCGAGAACCTGTACGCCGACCGGCCGATCATCGGCCTGCCCGCCTGA